A DNA window from Iodobacter ciconiae contains the following coding sequences:
- a CDS encoding NUDIX hydrolase, translated as MWKPNVTVAAVIEEAGRFLLVEERILGKLKLNQPAGHVEYGEGIVEAAIRETLEETAYRFVPRFLIGMYQWSPPERPELTYLRFAFAGDLAGVEAGRVLDADIEQAVWLTRDEVVARAEQHRSPLLLACIDDYSAGCRYSLEILRDFDR; from the coding sequence ATGTGGAAACCTAATGTGACAGTCGCTGCAGTGATTGAAGAGGCGGGCCGGTTTTTATTGGTTGAAGAACGAATTTTAGGTAAATTAAAACTTAATCAGCCGGCTGGTCATGTTGAATATGGCGAAGGTATTGTTGAAGCGGCGATTCGCGAAACATTAGAAGAAACGGCCTATCGTTTTGTGCCTCGCTTCTTGATCGGTATGTATCAGTGGTCACCGCCAGAGCGACCAGAATTAACGTATCTTCGCTTTGCATTTGCTGGTGATTTAGCTGGTGTTGAGGCTGGTCGTGTTTTAGATGCGGATATTGAGCAGGCGGTGTGGCTGACGCGGGATGAAGTTGTGGCGCGCGCTGAACAGCATCGCAGTCCCTTGTTATTGGCGTGTATCGATGATTATTCAGCGGGTTGTCGTTACTCGCTGGAAATTTTGCGTGATTTTGATCGTTAG
- a CDS encoding pseudouridine synthase, which yields MPQLILLNKPYGVICQFSPSPPHASLADFVPIKDVYPAGRLDTDSEGLLLLTDSGPLQAKIADPRHKLPKTYWVQVEGSPSLSDLQPLLTGVDLGDFITRPAQVRIIDEPACLWPRVPPVRFRVCVPTTWLEIIIREGKNRQVRRMTAKVGFPTLRLIRYAIGDWSVDNLPLGAWRVETVAAPRVVNPNPETTKPKQRGRRGPNKTR from the coding sequence ATGCCTCAGCTCATACTTTTAAATAAACCTTACGGGGTGATCTGCCAGTTTTCACCCTCGCCGCCGCATGCTTCGCTGGCTGATTTTGTTCCTATTAAGGATGTTTATCCAGCCGGGCGTTTGGATACAGATTCAGAAGGTCTGCTGCTTCTAACGGATTCAGGTCCTCTGCAAGCAAAAATTGCCGACCCCAGGCATAAATTGCCCAAAACATATTGGGTGCAGGTAGAGGGTAGCCCGAGTTTGTCAGATTTGCAGCCTTTATTGACGGGCGTGGATTTAGGTGATTTTATTACTCGTCCAGCACAGGTGCGCATCATTGATGAGCCCGCTTGTTTGTGGCCGCGCGTGCCTCCTGTGCGCTTTAGGGTGTGTGTGCCGACAACCTGGCTGGAAATTATCATTCGAGAGGGTAAAAATCGTCAGGTGCGGCGCATGACCGCTAAGGTCGGTTTTCCTACATTAAGACTGATTCGCTATGCAATTGGTGATTGGTCTGTAGATAACTTGCCTTTGGGGGCTTGGCGCGTTGAAACAGTGGCAGCTCCCCGAGTCGTAAATCCAAATCCAGAAACTACAAAGCCTAAGCAACGGGGGCGGCGGGGGCCGAATAAAACTCGCTAA
- the icd gene encoding NADP-dependent isocitrate dehydrogenase, giving the protein MSLIKVPQDGAKIVQNLATPDNPIIPFIEGDGIGVDITPVMIDVVDAAVKKCYGSGRKIHWMEIYCGEKASKLYPDGTYLPEETLAALQEYVVSIKGPLATPVGGGIRSLNVALRQQLDLYVCLRPVRYFQGVPSPVKHPEQIEMVIFRENTEDIYAGIEWDAQSEGAKKVIDFLQNEMGVKKIRFPESSSIGIKPVSKDGTERLVRRAIQYAIDNNRKSVTLVHKGNIMKYTEGMFRTWGYELAKKEFGGVEIDGGPYLELPNGIVIKDVIADAFLQQILLRPAEYDVIATLNLNGDYISDALAAQVGGIGIAPGANLSDSVAMFEATHGTAPKYSGQDKVNPGSLLLSAEMMLRHMGWKEAADLIITAMEKTIADKIVTYDFARLMDNPTEVSCSGFGKAIIERM; this is encoded by the coding sequence ATGAGCCTGATCAAAGTTCCGCAAGATGGCGCGAAAATCGTCCAAAACCTTGCAACTCCAGATAATCCGATTATCCCGTTTATCGAAGGCGACGGTATTGGCGTAGATATCACCCCCGTCATGATCGACGTTGTCGATGCTGCAGTAAAGAAATGCTACGGCAGCGGCCGTAAAATTCACTGGATGGAAATCTACTGCGGTGAAAAAGCATCTAAATTGTATCCGGATGGCACTTACCTGCCAGAAGAAACATTAGCTGCATTGCAAGAATATGTTGTATCAATCAAAGGCCCGCTGGCAACACCAGTAGGCGGCGGCATTCGCTCATTAAATGTGGCACTGCGTCAGCAACTTGACCTCTACGTTTGCCTGCGCCCGGTTCGCTATTTCCAGGGAGTTCCTTCTCCTGTTAAACACCCTGAGCAGATCGAAATGGTCATTTTCCGTGAAAATACCGAAGACATCTACGCAGGTATCGAGTGGGATGCGCAATCTGAAGGCGCAAAAAAAGTGATCGATTTCCTGCAAAACGAAATGGGCGTGAAGAAAATTCGCTTCCCGGAATCATCCAGCATAGGCATCAAGCCTGTAAGCAAAGATGGGACTGAACGCCTGGTGCGTCGCGCAATTCAGTATGCAATCGACAACAACCGTAAGAGTGTTACCTTGGTTCATAAAGGTAACATCATGAAATATACCGAAGGCATGTTTCGCACCTGGGGCTATGAATTAGCCAAGAAAGAATTTGGCGGCGTAGAAATTGATGGCGGTCCATACCTTGAGCTACCAAATGGCATCGTTATTAAAGATGTAATTGCTGATGCATTCTTGCAGCAAATCCTCTTACGCCCAGCTGAATACGATGTAATTGCAACACTCAACCTGAATGGCGATTACATTTCTGACGCCTTAGCAGCACAGGTAGGCGGCATTGGGATTGCTCCGGGCGCAAACTTATCTGATAGCGTTGCCATGTTTGAAGCAACGCACGGCACAGCACCGAAGTATTCTGGCCAGGACAAAGTAAATCCGGGCTCGCTACTGCTTTCTGCTGAAATGATGTTGCGTCATATGGGCTGGAAAGAAGCTGCAGATTTGATCATTACCGCCATGGAAAAAACCATTGCCGACAAAATTGTTACTTACGACTTTGCCCGCTTAATGGACAATCCAACGGAAGTAAGCTGCTCAGGCTTTGGCAAAGCCATTATTGAACGGATGTAA
- a CDS encoding cold-shock protein, translating into MALGTVKWFNDSKGFGFVTPDEGGEDIFAHFSAINMPGFKTLKEGQRVSFDITNGAKGKQASNIQAA; encoded by the coding sequence ATGGCTCTAGGTACCGTAAAGTGGTTCAATGATTCTAAAGGCTTCGGCTTTGTTACTCCAGACGAAGGCGGCGAAGATATTTTCGCTCACTTTTCTGCGATCAACATGCCAGGCTTCAAAACTCTGAAAGAAGGCCAACGCGTTTCTTTCGACATCACCAATGGTGCTAAAGGCAAACAAGCCTCTAACATCCAAGCTGCTTAA
- a CDS encoding cold-shock protein, with protein sequence MALGTVKWFNDSKGFGFVTPDEGGEDIFAHFSAINMPGFKTLKEGQRVSFEITNGAKGKQASNIQAA encoded by the coding sequence ATGGCTCTGGGCACTGTTAAGTGGTTCAATGATTCTAAAGGCTTCGGTTTTGTTACTCCAGACGAAGGCGGCGAAGACATCTTCGCTCACTTCTCCGCGATTAACATGCCAGGCTTCAAAACCTTGAAAGAAGGCCAGCGTGTTTCTTTCGAGATCACCAATGGTGCTAAAGGCAAACAAGCCTCTAACATCCAAGCTGCTTAA
- the clpS gene encoding ATP-dependent Clp protease adapter ClpS — protein MPSQHQTDAELNQQSTLSPPPALWRVLLLNDDFTPMDFVINVLEKFFGMNRERATQVMLKVHTEGRGMCGIFPRDIASTKVAEVSQYSRQHQQPLQCTMEVNE, from the coding sequence ATGCCTTCACAGCATCAAACCGATGCCGAACTTAATCAGCAATCGACACTCTCACCACCACCCGCTTTGTGGCGTGTACTTCTGCTAAACGATGACTTTACACCAATGGATTTTGTCATCAATGTATTAGAAAAATTTTTCGGAATGAACCGTGAACGGGCGACACAGGTTATGCTTAAAGTTCACACAGAGGGGCGCGGAATGTGTGGGATATTCCCAAGGGACATTGCGTCCACAAAGGTCGCAGAGGTCAGCCAGTATTCAAGGCAACATCAGCAACCACTGCAATGCACAATGGAGGTGAACGAATGA
- the clpA gene encoding ATP-dependent Clp protease ATP-binding subunit ClpA translates to MIAQELEVSLHMAFTDARQKRHEYITVEHLLLALLDNPSAAEVLRACGAHMDELRRQLGDFVKEHTPVVSGDGEVETQPTIGFQRVIQRAILHVQSSGKKEVTGANVLVAIFGEKDSHAVYYLHQQAITRLDVVNFIAHGIAKSANTQQPTPRTEQNEEHEEETTSNGALNSFTENLNQQAIAGRIDPLIGREHELERVIQTLCRRRKNNPLLVGEAGVGKTAIAEGLARRIVEGNVPDVLKDATVYGLDMGALLAGTKYRGDFEQRLKAVIKQLQEERNAVLFIDEIHTLVGAGAASGGTLDASNLLKPALSNGSLKCIGATTYTEYRGIFEKDNALSRRFQKIDVPEPTVEQTIEILKGLKDKFEQHHGVKYTLAALTTAAELSARYINDRHLPDKAIDVIDEAGAAQKILPKSKQKKTINKHEIEEIVAKIARIPPKSVSTDDRNTLKTLENDLKHVVFGQEKAIESVATSIKMARAGLGNPQKPIGTFLFSGPTGVGKTEVARQLAYTMGIELLRFDMSEYMERHAVSRLIGAPPGYVGFEQGGLLTEAITKHPYAVLLLDEIEKAHPDIFNVLLQVMDHGTLTDNNGRKADFRNVVIVMTTNTGAETLTKSVIGFTTSKQTGDEMQDIKRMFTPEFRNRLDAIIPFAPLSHEIIMQVVDKFLIQLEVQLQEKKVEAHFTPALKTHLAAEGFDPLMGARPMARLIQDTIRKALADELLFGRLINGGEVTIDIDDDGKVSLEIPNKIAIPA, encoded by the coding sequence ATGATTGCCCAAGAACTAGAAGTCAGCCTCCACATGGCCTTTACTGATGCGAGGCAAAAGCGCCACGAGTACATCACCGTGGAGCATCTTTTACTTGCCCTGCTGGACAATCCATCAGCAGCAGAGGTTCTGCGTGCCTGCGGCGCGCACATGGACGAGCTGCGTCGTCAGCTCGGTGATTTTGTTAAAGAGCATACACCGGTCGTATCTGGCGATGGCGAAGTTGAAACGCAACCAACCATAGGCTTTCAGCGCGTGATTCAGCGCGCTATCTTACATGTGCAATCTTCAGGAAAAAAAGAAGTGACTGGAGCTAATGTGCTCGTCGCCATTTTTGGCGAAAAAGACAGCCATGCAGTTTATTACCTGCATCAACAGGCTATTACCCGCTTGGATGTAGTGAACTTTATTGCTCACGGCATTGCAAAATCAGCTAATACACAACAGCCCACTCCACGCACCGAGCAAAACGAAGAGCACGAAGAAGAAACAACAAGCAACGGAGCACTCAACAGCTTTACCGAAAACTTAAACCAGCAAGCTATTGCTGGGCGTATTGACCCACTGATTGGTCGTGAGCATGAATTAGAGCGCGTGATTCAAACACTGTGCCGTCGCCGCAAAAATAATCCCTTGCTGGTTGGCGAAGCAGGTGTGGGCAAAACGGCAATTGCTGAAGGACTTGCCCGCCGCATTGTTGAGGGCAATGTACCAGACGTACTCAAAGATGCTACCGTCTATGGCTTGGATATGGGCGCTCTGCTGGCGGGCACCAAATACCGTGGAGATTTTGAGCAACGCTTAAAAGCTGTTATCAAACAGCTGCAAGAAGAACGCAATGCTGTGCTGTTTATCGATGAAATTCACACCCTGGTCGGTGCCGGCGCCGCTTCCGGTGGAACATTGGATGCGTCCAACCTGCTCAAACCTGCACTATCTAATGGCTCTTTAAAATGCATTGGTGCGACCACCTATACCGAATACCGTGGTATTTTCGAGAAAGACAATGCCTTATCACGTCGCTTCCAGAAAATCGATGTGCCTGAGCCTACAGTCGAGCAAACGATTGAAATTCTTAAGGGCTTAAAAGATAAGTTTGAGCAACACCACGGCGTAAAATATACCCTGGCAGCACTAACAACAGCAGCAGAGCTTTCAGCCAGATATATCAATGACAGGCACTTGCCAGATAAAGCCATTGACGTAATTGATGAGGCAGGTGCAGCACAGAAGATTTTGCCAAAATCAAAGCAAAAGAAAACCATTAACAAACACGAAATCGAAGAAATAGTTGCTAAAATTGCACGGATTCCACCTAAGAGTGTGTCGACAGACGACCGGAACACACTTAAGACACTGGAGAACGATCTTAAGCATGTGGTGTTTGGCCAAGAAAAAGCCATTGAATCCGTCGCGACTTCAATCAAGATGGCGCGTGCTGGCCTAGGAAACCCACAAAAACCTATCGGTACATTCTTGTTCAGTGGCCCAACCGGTGTAGGTAAGACAGAGGTTGCTCGCCAGCTAGCCTATACCATGGGCATTGAGTTGCTGCGCTTTGATATGTCCGAGTATATGGAGCGTCACGCAGTGAGCCGCTTGATTGGCGCTCCTCCAGGATACGTGGGCTTTGAGCAGGGCGGCTTACTAACAGAAGCAATTACCAAACATCCCTATGCAGTGTTGCTGCTAGATGAAATCGAAAAAGCACATCCGGACATCTTTAACGTCCTACTACAAGTAATGGATCACGGTACGCTCACCGATAACAACGGACGAAAAGCAGACTTCAGAAACGTAGTCATTGTAATGACAACCAATACTGGCGCTGAAACACTCACCAAATCAGTTATCGGCTTTACCACTAGCAAGCAAACTGGTGATGAGATGCAGGATATTAAACGCATGTTCACTCCAGAATTTCGCAACCGTTTAGATGCAATTATTCCTTTTGCACCGCTCTCGCATGAAATTATTATGCAGGTTGTGGATAAATTCCTGATTCAACTCGAAGTACAGCTACAAGAAAAGAAAGTAGAAGCCCACTTCACCCCGGCTTTGAAAACGCACCTTGCTGCTGAAGGTTTTGATCCGCTGATGGGAGCAAGACCAATGGCTAGATTAATCCAAGACACCATCCGCAAAGCGCTTGCAGATGAGTTACTCTTTGGCCGATTAATTAATGGAGGTGAAGTCACCATTGATATTGATGATGATGGGAAAGTAAGTTTAGAGATCCCTAATAAAATAGCGATACCTGCCTGA
- a CDS encoding mechanosensitive ion channel family protein, whose product MDVTWAQKYQDLAMGYAAEFGVKIIAAIAFWVIGRWLIGFAVRLVQGSLGKQKVDPTVLRYVGSVITVTLNILLVIGILGYCGIQTTTFAALIAAGGIAIGMAWSGLLANFAAGAFIIVLRPFKVGDFVSVAGIVGTVSEIGLFSTMLNTPDNVMTLVGNNKIFSDNIQNFTLNPFRRVDLKAQLAGSADHAAAMQVLREKIAAIPNVLAEPKVDVEILEFNLVGPVLVVRPYCHNDHYWQVYFDTNRTIKESLAEAGFPVPMPAQTVVVQQQA is encoded by the coding sequence ATGGATGTAACGTGGGCGCAGAAATACCAAGATCTTGCTATGGGCTATGCGGCTGAGTTTGGTGTGAAAATTATTGCGGCAATTGCTTTTTGGGTGATCGGTCGCTGGCTGATTGGTTTTGCTGTACGCCTGGTACAGGGCTCGTTGGGTAAACAAAAAGTTGATCCAACGGTCTTACGCTATGTCGGGTCAGTAATTACCGTTACGCTAAATATATTATTGGTTATCGGCATTCTGGGTTATTGCGGAATTCAAACTACAACTTTTGCGGCTTTAATTGCAGCTGGTGGTATTGCAATCGGGATGGCATGGTCTGGTTTGCTGGCTAATTTCGCTGCTGGTGCGTTTATTATTGTATTGCGCCCGTTTAAAGTGGGTGATTTTGTTTCTGTTGCAGGGATTGTGGGTACGGTGAGTGAGATTGGTCTATTTTCTACCATGCTCAATACGCCTGATAATGTGATGACTCTGGTCGGGAATAATAAAATTTTTTCAGACAATATTCAGAATTTTACTCTGAACCCATTTCGCCGTGTCGATTTAAAAGCACAATTGGCAGGTAGTGCGGATCATGCTGCTGCTATGCAAGTTTTGCGTGAGAAGATTGCGGCCATTCCTAATGTGCTTGCTGAGCCTAAAGTTGACGTGGAAATTCTTGAGTTTAATTTGGTAGGGCCTGTGTTGGTTGTTCGCCCTTATTGCCATAATGATCATTACTGGCAAGTTTATTTTGATACAAATCGTACTATTAAAGAAAGCTTGGCCGAGGCTGGATTTCCAGTACCTATGCCTGCGCAAACTGTTGTGGTGCAGCAACAGGCTTAA
- the xerD gene encoding site-specific tyrosine recombinase XerD has protein sequence MSQAGLDEQLVLIDEFLDAIWLSDQLSKNTTDGYRRDLLIWAHWLVAERNCNLLSADRECVQAFLARQARDMKAATLARRMASLRKFYRHWVLSGQTSFDPTAELTAPKRVRPLPKALDEDRIEALLRVPELDQAGGLRDRAMLELMYATGLRVTELVTLPLGQIKTRERYVQILAGKGGKQRLVPMGEVATDWIEQYLLRSRPILVGTHQVAEAFVNQRGRPLTRQGFWYIIKQYAAAAGIDASHLSPHVLRHAFATHLLNHGADLRIVQMLLGHADITTTQIYTHVANARLKSLHKEHHPRGSRS, from the coding sequence ATGAGCCAAGCGGGCCTGGATGAGCAGTTGGTTTTAATTGATGAGTTTTTAGATGCAATTTGGCTGAGTGATCAGCTCTCTAAAAATACGACTGATGGTTATCGGCGTGATTTGCTGATCTGGGCTCATTGGCTAGTTGCAGAACGTAACTGTAATTTATTGTCTGCAGATCGTGAATGTGTACAGGCTTTTTTGGCACGGCAGGCACGGGATATGAAAGCTGCAACTTTAGCGAGACGTATGGCCAGTTTGCGTAAGTTCTATCGGCATTGGGTCTTATCTGGGCAAACTAGTTTTGATCCAACGGCAGAGCTTACTGCTCCTAAGCGGGTAAGACCTTTACCAAAAGCACTGGATGAAGATCGCATTGAGGCGCTTTTGCGTGTTCCTGAGTTAGATCAGGCAGGGGGGTTAAGAGATAGAGCGATGCTGGAGTTAATGTATGCAACGGGCTTGCGTGTTACTGAGTTAGTCACTTTGCCTCTTGGGCAAATTAAAACACGTGAGCGTTATGTGCAGATTCTGGCAGGTAAGGGAGGTAAACAGCGCTTGGTGCCAATGGGGGAAGTGGCCACAGATTGGATTGAGCAATATTTACTGCGATCTCGTCCGATTTTGGTCGGTACACATCAAGTAGCTGAAGCATTTGTAAATCAGCGGGGCAGACCGCTCACCCGGCAAGGCTTCTGGTACATCATCAAGCAGTACGCCGCTGCGGCAGGAATAGATGCCAGCCATTTAAGTCCGCATGTTTTACGGCACGCATTTGCAACACATTTGTTAAACCATGGTGCAGATTTACGTATTGTGCAAATGCTGTTGGGACATGCTGATATTACGACTACCCAGATTTATACTCATGTGGCAAATGCGCGTTTGAAATCGTTGCATAAAGAGCACCATCCACGTGGTTCTCGTTCATAA
- a CDS encoding methylated-DNA--[protein]-cysteine S-methyltransferase — MRIESKDSYSVISSPIGHLGLAERNEQLVLVEFLPGSSFLQTPISPLLQEAARQLAAYFQDPLFVFHLPCALSVSEHQKKVLAEIAVIPSGQLQTYADISRKIHSSPRAVGGACGRNPLPLLIPCHRVVAAKGLGGFNAGRNGVDWLPIKRWLLNHEGVHV; from the coding sequence ATGCGCATCGAAAGTAAAGATTCTTACTCGGTTATTTCCAGCCCCATTGGCCACTTAGGCCTTGCTGAGCGGAATGAGCAGCTTGTTTTAGTTGAATTTCTTCCTGGTTCTTCTTTCTTGCAGACGCCAATAAGTCCTTTATTGCAAGAGGCTGCCCGTCAGCTGGCTGCTTATTTTCAGGACCCTTTGTTTGTTTTTCATTTGCCGTGTGCTTTGTCCGTAAGTGAGCATCAAAAGAAAGTTTTGGCTGAAATTGCGGTAATTCCTTCTGGACAGTTGCAAACCTACGCTGATATTTCCAGGAAAATTCATTCTAGCCCTCGTGCTGTGGGTGGTGCTTGTGGGCGAAATCCTTTACCGCTGCTAATTCCTTGCCATCGGGTCGTGGCGGCAAAAGGTTTAGGCGGGTTTAATGCGGGTCGAAATGGAGTTGACTGGTTGCCTATTAAGCGTTGGTTGTTGAACCACGAAGGTGTTCATGTATGA
- the rplS gene encoding 50S ribosomal protein L19: MNLIQQLEQEEIARLAKTLPEFAPGDTVIVQVKVKEGTRERLQAYEGVVIAKRNRGLNSSFIVRKISAGMGVERTFQTYSPLVAGVEVKRRGDVRRAKLYYLRDRSGKSARIKEKLPARKVVAKAAA, translated from the coding sequence ACTTGAGCAAGAAGAAATCGCTCGCTTAGCTAAGACTCTTCCTGAATTCGCCCCTGGCGATACCGTGATCGTTCAGGTCAAGGTTAAGGAAGGTACACGTGAGCGTCTGCAGGCTTATGAAGGCGTTGTGATTGCTAAGCGTAATCGTGGCCTGAATAGCTCCTTTATCGTGCGTAAAATTTCCGCCGGTATGGGTGTTGAGCGTACTTTCCAAACTTACTCTCCGCTGGTTGCTGGTGTTGAAGTGAAACGTCGCGGCGATGTACGTCGTGCCAAGCTTTACTACCTCCGTGATCGTTCAGGTAAGTCTGCACGTATTAAGGAAAAGTTGCCTGCCCGTAAGGTTGTTGCAAAAGCTGCTGCTTAA